The genomic stretch TCCACCGGGCCCTTGAGGGCGATCGCCCGGGGCAGGTTATAGGCGTGGCTCTGGGGATCGAACTGTTGCAGGAACCACAGGCGCTGCTGGGCGAACGACAGCGGCACCGGGTCGTGCCCGGCGAGGTTCTGGATGGACTGCCCGGCGCCTGCTTCATCGGCCAGCAATAAGGCCAGCAGGTCGTCGTCGGGAAGTTGGTTCAATGGGGTCATGATCGATCTCGTCGCCGTCGGCAGAGGAAATAAGCTGTGTCAGGAAGACGAAGTTCGATCGATGAGATTTAGGCGCCATGGCCGGCGGGGAGCGTTGTAGGCGCCGGCTTGCCGGCTCCTACAGGGGGGAGATCAGGCGCAGGCTTTTTCGCTGATGACGCGGCCGGCCTGCATGCGTACCAGTTGGTCGGCGACGTCGAAGTAACGGTCGTCGTGGGAGATGACGATGATGGTCTTGCCCAGGCGTTTGAGGTCTGGCAGCAGTTCGGTGTAGAAAATTCGCCGGAAGGTCGGGTCCTGGTCGGCGGCCCACTCGTCAAACACCAGCACCGGGCGCTCATCGAGCCAGGCGTTGACCAGGGCCAGGCGCTTGCGTTGCCCGGTGGACAGGTCGGTGGTGGTGAACGCGCCGTCGCGCACACTGACCTTGTGGGCGATCTCCAGGCGCTCCAGGTATTGGGTGGCGTCGTCGGGCAGGGCCTTGTCGTTCTGCACCAGGTCGTCGAACAGGAAGTAGTCGGCAAAGATCGTGGTGAACATCTGGCGGTAGTCATCCAGGCCCAGGGCGTCCACGGGCAGGCCGTTGAGGCGGATTTCGCCTTGTTGCGGGGTGTACAGGCCCAGCAGCAGCTTGATCAGGGTGGTCTTGCCGCAGCCGTTTTCGCCGACGATAAACAGGATTTCCCCAGGCTCGATGCTCAGGTTGACCGGCCCCAGCTTGAACGGTTCGCTGCCTTCCACGGGCGGGAAGGCGTACTGCACGTTGCGCAGTTCCAGGTGCTTCATCACTGGCACGCTTTTGTCGGCGTCATCGAGCAGCAGGTGCGGCTCCGGCGAGGAGAAACGCTCCGACAGGTCGGCAATGCGGCGGAAGGCGATCTGTGCGCGGCTGATGATCGGCAGGTTGCCGATCAGGTTTTCCAGCGGGCCTTTCATGTACAGCAGCACCAGGACAAAGCCGCTCATCACCGCCGGATCCGAGCTGGGCCAGAATTGTTGCAGGGTCAGGGCCAGGCCGATCACCACGAAAAACAGCATCGAGCCCAGGCTCTTGGCGACCACGAAAATATTGATCGAGCGGATATGGGTGTCGCAGATATGGTCGGCGGTGCCCTGGATGTTGCGGGTGTGCATGGCATGCCGGCGCGGGCGGTGGATGCGCAGTTCCTTGGCGCCCTCGGCGATCGCCGAGTAGTGTTTTTGCAGGTTGTCTTCGGCGTCGCGGGCGGCGTAGAAGCCTTTGATACCCTTGCTTTGGGCGATGAACTGCACTGCCGAACCAATCCCGATGGCCAGCAGGGTCATCAGGAAGATCGGCCAGGACAGCACTGCCAGGTAGCCCAGGCAGCCAAGGATCACCGTGGTCGAAATCGCCAGCGGCGCAAAGGCGAAGGCGAAGTCGCTGATGGTGTCCACGTCATGGGTCAGCACCGGGATCAGGCGGTGGGTGCGGTAGCGCTCGATCTGTTCGATGGGCGCGGCGAGCACCTTGGCACCCAGGTCCTTGCGCAGTTTGGCAATCACTTTCTGCCCGACGAAGTTGGTGCCGATATCGGCGCCGATGCTGCTGAGCAAGGCCAAAAGGCACAGCCCGGCGAAGGCCAGGACCACGCCGGTGCCCATGCCGTCGGCGCTGTGCAGGCCGCGGTTGACTGTGGCCAGCAGCGCGGTGACGCTGAGGCCGCCGATGATGCCCAGGGTGATGGAAGAAATGACAATCGGCCGATAGGGCTTGAGCAGGCTCAAGAGTTCGCGAATGGCGCTGCGCGGTGCTGCGGTCATGAAACTACCTCGATCGCGACGTGGCTACGTGCTGTGGGCAAGTGAAGGCCTGTGCGCGAAGTGTTACCGCTGGCAGGCCGATAGTAGGAGGACGAGTCGGGCGGGGCGAGATTTAGCCGCGTCCCGGGTGGCGCTGGCTCAAAGATC from Pseudomonas fluorescens encodes the following:
- a CDS encoding cyclic peptide export ABC transporter; this encodes MTAAPRSAIRELLSLLKPYRPIVISSITLGIIGGLSVTALLATVNRGLHSADGMGTGVVLAFAGLCLLALLSSIGADIGTNFVGQKVIAKLRKDLGAKVLAAPIEQIERYRTHRLIPVLTHDVDTISDFAFAFAPLAISTTVILGCLGYLAVLSWPIFLMTLLAIGIGSAVQFIAQSKGIKGFYAARDAEDNLQKHYSAIAEGAKELRIHRPRRHAMHTRNIQGTADHICDTHIRSINIFVVAKSLGSMLFFVVIGLALTLQQFWPSSDPAVMSGFVLVLLYMKGPLENLIGNLPIISRAQIAFRRIADLSERFSSPEPHLLLDDADKSVPVMKHLELRNVQYAFPPVEGSEPFKLGPVNLSIEPGEILFIVGENGCGKTTLIKLLLGLYTPQQGEIRLNGLPVDALGLDDYRQMFTTIFADYFLFDDLVQNDKALPDDATQYLERLEIAHKVSVRDGAFTTTDLSTGQRKRLALVNAWLDERPVLVFDEWAADQDPTFRRIFYTELLPDLKRLGKTIIVISHDDRYFDVADQLVRMQAGRVISEKACA